In the Bacilli bacterium genome, CGGAAAACATGCCGAAATGTTCGGGCTGAATTTGCATAATCGGGATGCCCGCTTTGAACAGCATCGGCGGGCCTTGCACCGGGTACTTGCCGGTCATGGTCGGGGCGGCGTTGATCACCGCTTTCACTTTGGCGGCGATGAGCCCGGCGGCCCCCATTTCGTCCAGATCGGGGTGGTCGATGACGACGATTTGCCGCGGCTCGACGGAACGCAGCAACGCTTTGGTGCTGCGCCCGGTCTTCACTTTTCCGTGAATATATAAGGTAGCTCCTCCCCGTCTGGGTTGCCGGCCAAGCATGTTTTAGCCTCCGTCCCGCAACGTTTTATACGCAACGCTTCGCAAGCTGCTTTTTTGTATATTATGGCCAAACGGCGGTCGGAAAAATACAAAAACAGGGCGAAAGACTTCGCTTTCCACCCTGTCGTTGCGTTTAAAGATTTTCTGTTCACGATTATTGATGCCCGCAAAGCATTTTTTCCAGGTGCTTGATGGTCGGCGTTAAATTTGCGTAAAAATACGCTTCCCGCAACCTGCGGGCGGCATGGCTCACTTTCTGATAAGCTGCGCTGCCTTGATGCAACATGCACGCTTGAACGGCTTTCAGCGACAAATATGCCGAGTCGAGGCGATATTTCAGCAACTGCTCCCACTGTTCGGCAAATTCGCCGGATTTGAGGAGCTGGTAAAATTTCTCGCGCAGCGAAACATAATGATCCTCGATTTCCGCGGCCTGGACGCGCAAATAGGAATTGCAGCCGTTTTGCCTGTCGCTGAATTTTTTTATGCCGTCGATCGACGCCTTCGTTATGCCGAGCGAAAGCGGAATTTGATACGCGACAAATGCCGGCCGGATTTTTGTGACGAAGTCGCCCGCCTGTTCCGAAAGGAGCCAATTGTCCGGGATGAAGACGTCGGCAAACTCGCACGAGTACGTGGCGCTGCCGTTTACGCCGAGGAACTCCGCCTTTTTCCGCAAAGCCAAGCCCGGAACATCGCAGGAAACAAACGCCATGATCTGCCTGTCATCGCCCGCGTCGGCAATAATGCCGAACCAATGGCCGGAACCGAGATTCGATACCGCGCCTAACTGCCCTGAAACGATATAGCCGCCCGTTGTTCGCACCGCTTTTAGCAACAATTTTTCCATTCCGGCAAAAAACTTCATCGGATTGGAAAGCCCCGTTCCTCCCAACTTTTCGCCGTTTTCAAGCAAGGGGAGGATTTCCCGGTGCAAATAAGCGTTGTCGCTGAGCCTTACGTAGGTCAATGACGCCAGATGGCACCAGAGGTTAAAGGCGGTTGTCATGCAGGTTTTGGCGGTTTCTTCGACCAATCGGGATTCGTCGGGCAGCATCCGGGAAAGTGGCGTATGCCGGGAGTGCAACAACCCCGAGTTTCCGATCGCTTTTAAA is a window encoding:
- a CDS encoding acyl-CoA dehydrogenase family protein, coding for MPVPVNEQEAQNVLDRLIKAKLKPFVKKVDDEAYYAEDYLKAIGNSGLLHSRHTPLSRMLPDESRLVEETAKTCMTTAFNLWCHLASLTYVRLSDNAYLHREILPLLENGEKLGGTGLSNPMKFFAGMEKLLLKAVRTTGGYIVSGQLGAVSNLGSGHWFGIIADAGDDRQIMAFVSCDVPGLALRKKAEFLGVNGSATYSCEFADVFIPDNWLLSEQAGDFVTKIRPAFVAYQIPLSLGITKASIDGIKKFSDRQNGCNSYLRVQAAEIEDHYVSLREKFYQLLKSGEFAEQWEQLLKYRLDSAYLSLKAVQACMLHQGSAAYQKVSHAARRLREAYFYANLTPTIKHLEKMLCGHQ